The Pirellulales bacterium genome contains the following window.
GGAGGAGTTGACGATCGACGCGCTGCAGCACGGCATCCTGCACCGTTTTGATTCCAGCGGCCGGATGGCGATGGGAGCGCTCAGCTATATCAACATCGAGAGCCGCAGCCGCAGCCTGCTGGTCCAAGCCTTCCACACCTTCCCGGACGACTACGCGATCGTGAAGAGCCAATCGCGCTTCGAGGTTCCAAAGCTGCGGGCCGATGCGGAAGATCTAGCCGCCGAGCATTGGGAAGGCCAAGCCAAGGACGAATGACGAAGGCGTAGCCGTAGGGTGCGTCAAGGCTTTGCGCAGACGCGCCGGACGACATGTAGATTCGGCACTGCGGCGGGTTCTGGTGCGTCAGCGCGGACTTGACGCACCCTATGCCAATCGTCATTCGTGCTGCGACACTCTCTCCAGGAACCGGCCCAGCGCATCATTAAACGCGCGCGGCTCCTCCAGCGGGCTCATGTGGCCGGCGTTGCGGATCACCGCCAATTCCGCGCCGGGGATTCGCTCGGCAATGCCGCGCATTTCCGCTACGGGCGAGATCGAATCGTGCTCGCCGACGACCACCAGCGTCGGCACGTCGATGCCGGCGAGCATTTCGGTCGCGTCGGGCCGCGTGGCCATTCCATGGAGCGCGGCGGCGATTCCGGCGGGCGGATTGCCGAGGATCGCGGCCCGCGTTTGCTCGATCGCCTGCGGATGATCGCGCTGGCTTTCCGGGCCGAACAGCTTTGGCAACATGGCATCGGCCGCGGCCTTGGCGCCTTCCGCCAGCACGCGTGCAGCCAACTCGGCGCGGCCCGCCTTGGCTTGCGGAGTATCGCCGACCGCTCGCGTATCGCAAACGACGAGCCCGTCCAACCGATCCGCACATTTCTGCCAAAACTGCCAGGCGACATAGCCTCCCATCGATAGCCCGCAATAAACGATACTGTCTCGAATTCCGAGTCGATCGAGCAGCACGGCCAAGTCGTCGGCGTAGCGCCGCATGGTGATTTCGCCGCTGCATTCACCACTGCCTAGACCCCTGCCTGGTCCGCTTGCGCCGAAGCCGCGCAAATCAGGAGCCAGCACGCGATAGCGCTGCGAGAATTCGTCGATCTGCGCCCGCCACATCGAGTGGTCGAGCGGAAATCCGTGGACCAACAAGAGCACCGGCCCCACGCCGCGATCTTCAACTGCCAAGTCGACATCGCCGAGAGAGATGGTTTGCATTGGCCTACTTTCGCTGCTTCGAGGCGGCGAGCGATTTGCGATAGTCGTCCAGGGCGCGGCGAATTTGCAGAGAATAGGGATCGAGTTCCGCCGCGCGCGTCTGATACGTCACCGCATTCTCGAAATCCTTCTTCGCGGCGTAGCAATGGGCCAGCGTGTCGAGCAGCCCCCCCTCGTCGGGCCTCAATTCGACGGCCTTGTGCGCGTATTCGAGCGCCTGATCCAGGTCTCCTTCCGTATTGGCCACGAGCCACGCATACTCGTTGTAGACCGAGTATTGGTCGGGATCGTCGTTCAGTTCGACTCGAAACTGCGCGGCGGCGGCGCGAATCAGGTCGAGATTCTGCTTGCGGGCTTGCTCGTCTTGGCCCGGCAAATGGTAGATCGCAATGAGCACGTCGGCATCGTTCGGATCGGAAGCAATCGCCAATCTGAGTTGCTCGATTTGATGGGCGCGATCCTTCTTCGACTCGAATTGGCAGGCGTAGAAGTAATACATCCGCGAACGGATTGACTTCGGCGGGTGGCGCAGTTGCGAGGCCAGCTTCGTGTCCAAATCGCTGCTCTTGGCCACTGCGTCGACCAATCCTTGCAACACCTCGGCGGCCTCTTGCTCGCGCTCCTGGTCGTGCAAGATTTCGGAGAGCACCAATCGCGACTCGATCACTTCATCCGAATCCTGTTTGCCGCGGCTAATGACGTGGCGGAACTCGCGCTCGCACCACGGCCTCATCCCATTGGCCTCCAACCACCCCGCGACCGCCAAGCGCGGCTTGAGATCGTCGGCGTTCGCGCTGAGGTTGGCGCTGAGTTGAAACGCCCGCAGGGCGAACTGCTCGGCGAGTTCGTCGTTTCCCTCGGCCTTGCGGGCCTGAGCGAGCGTGTAAAGCAGCTTCGGATTGCCGGCGAATGTGCGGTCGAACCGCCTGGCCACGTCATCCACTACGCTCCAGGCCTTATTCTTGATCAACCACTCGACGAACTCGATGAGCGCCTCGGCGTCGTCATTCTGGCGATCGATCATTTTCCGCATGACGTCCAGCGCTCGATCGAAGTGCTTCTGCTTAAGCAGCATCTCGGCCTGCTGCCGCAGCAAGAAAGTCTGGATTCTAGTCTCATCATCCGGCGCATTGGGTTCGACAACGGCCAGCTCATGATTTACGAGCTGTTCCCATTGAGCGAGCGCGGCTTCCGGCTCGGCCCGGAATTGCGCGTAGGCCAGCAGCCATTTAGACGCCGGCCTGTCGCTCCCCTTGAGACTGCTCGTAATGATGCTCGCCCGTCGCGGCCAGTGCGCAGCCTCGGGCTCGGGCTGGCGGAGGACCAGGATCGCTCCTTGCTTGGAGAGCAAGGGCGAACGCTCGAACCGGATCAGGCGGCACAGCGGCTCGAGCCCCACGTCGCGCGGCGATTCCGCAAGTTGCTGCATCCGTTGCCAGCGGGCGTCGTCCGGCTGGTCGTCGTAGTCCTTCAACAGCTCTTTGACTTGCGGCGAGTCGCTGTCGTGGACCCAATCGATGCGGATCAAGCGGACCAGATAAGCGGCCCGCGACGCGATTTCGACATCGTCGTTTTGCTCAGCGGCAACCAGTTGATCGAACGCTTCGGCCCCGAGCCGGGCCAATTCCTCCTGGGCCTGCTGGCGGACTGAGTATTGTTCATCCCCGAGCTGCCGAATCAAGATCGAAATTCGACCGCCGGCCGGGTCCGCGACCGTCTTGGCATGCCCGGCGGCCAGAGCGACGCCGGCCAGCGCAAGACAGATTGATGCAGCTACCGACGGCAGTTCGCAGCGAAACAAGGACCGCGCGATCATATTTCCAGCCTCATTTCATGATGGCGGGACGGCATCTCCAAGCATACTACGGGCGAGGCGCGGCGGGCAAGTTCGAGCTGCGCTCACCCCTGCGGAGGCTCAATACCGAAATCGCGGACCGTCAGCAAGCTCGATAGTTTGTACCCTCGAGCGGCAAACGCCTCGCGGCCCCCTTCGAGCCGATCGATCACGACCACCACACCGGCCACAACGAGGCCGAATTCTTCGACCCGCGCGATCGCCTCGAGCGACGAGCCGCCCGTCGTCACGACGTCCTCGACGACCACGACGCGCTGCCCCGGCAGCACAGGGCCTTCAACGAACCGGTTCGTCCCGTGCCCTTTGGCTTCCTTCCGCACCAGGAATCCAGTCATTTGCTGACCGCGGACGCCGGCCATCGTGATCACCGCGGCCGTGATCGGATCGGCTCCGATCGACATGCCGCCGACGGCGTCCGGCAGCGGCAGATTGTCTGCCAACAGGTCGAGAATCCCATCGGCCACGAGCTTCGCTCCGAACGAATCGAGCGTCACCTGCTTCCCATCGAGATAGTAATTGGCCTTCTTTCCGGAGGCGAGAGTGAAATCGCCGAATTTCAGCGCCCGCTCGCGGACCAGCTCGATCAAAGTGCGTTTGTCGTACACGGCAGCAACGATAGGGAACCAGTCAAGAAAGAGCAATTGGGCAGTGCAAGAAGTATAGCGGCAATTTGCCGCCGGCCGCTAGCCGCAACGGTTTCAACCGCCAAGACGCCAAGCACGCCAAGAGGACGAGGCGATTGATCCGCAGATTACGCAGATTTCGCAATCAGGCAAGTCACGTCGTTGCTTGACATTTTTTGCGAGTCGCGGTTCTCCGCAATCCGAAAGAATCCGTGCGAATCTGTGTAATCTGTGGATCACCTCTTCTTGGCGTCCTTGGCGTCTCGCCGGTTTGAAAAGATCGGCCACGGATTGCCGCGATGGCTAACTTTCCGCAGTTTGGCTTTTCTGCCGGCTCGAACGAGGGTGACGGCCAGGAATAGACGATAGAGAAGGAGGGTGCCTCGAGCGCCATCTTAGCGTGCAGCCTTCGAATAGGTTTTCCTCCGCCGTCGTCACTCCGAACGTCGCCGTATGAAAAACACTTTTTTCTCGCGCAATGCCCTCAAGCTGCTGATGCTGGTGACGTTTCTGTTGCCCGTTATCTTGTTGGGGGCGAAAATCACGCTTCGCGGCAATCGCAACGACGTCAAGGAATGGCTCCCCGCCTCCTATCGCGAGACCGACGAATACAAGTGGTTTCAGAAGAATTTCACGAATGAAACATTCGTGCTCATAAGCTGGGACGGCTGCACTCTGGACGACGAACGGCTGAAGATTCTCACGGCCAAGCTCATGCCCGATCCGGCCTTGGGAATCGTCGAGAAGGGGCCCAAGCTGTTCTCGAAGCTCACCAGCGGCCCGAGCGCCATCGAGCAGATGACGTCGCCGCCGCTGAACCTCGGCGAGGCGGAAGCCACCTCGCGGCTCCGCGGCTCGATCATCGGCTCAGATCCGAAGCTGAACAACACCTGCGCGATCCTCACGCTCTCGCCCGCCGGCAAGGAACTGCCGCGCAAGGCCGTCGAAAGAATCTACAACGCGGCCCTCGAGTCGGGAGTGCCGAAGCAAGCGATCCACATGGGCGGCCCGCCCGTCGACAACGTCGCCTTGGACAAAGAAGGAGAGCGGATGCTGCTGCTCCTCGCCGGGCTGTCGGGGGCGATCGGCCTCGGGCTGTCGTGGTGGTTCATGCAAAACAAACGGCTCACGGCGATCGTCATCGCCACCAGCGTCTATAGCGCGGCGATCAGCCTGGCAATCGTCACCTTCACTGGCAACACCATGGACTCGATCCTCCTGAACATGCCCTCGATCGTCTATACGATGGGGATGTCCGGGGCGATTCACATCATCAACTATTGGCGGCACAACGCCGCCAAATACGGCATGGAAGGGGCCGCCAGCCGGGGCCTCAAGATGGCGTGGCTCCCCTGCATGCTCTCCGCCGGCACGGCGGCGCTGGGGCTCGTCTCGCTGTGCACCAGCGAACTCACTCCGATCGATAAGTTCGGGCTCTACGCGGCGCTCGGCGTGATGAGCACGCTCGCGCTGCTTTATGTCTATGTCCCCTCGGCATTGACGCTGTGGGGACCGAAGATCGAGCGGATCGATCCCGATCGCGAAATCGTGCTCACTGAAAGCCAGCAGAACCACCGTCGCCGCATGCGCTGGATCGCCGACAAGATCTCGGGGCATCAAGCGGCCATTTGGGCGTTCTTCCTGCTTTCAATGGTCGTGGTCGGCTTCGGGCTGACGCGCGTCACCACGTCGGTCAACTTGATGGCCCTCTTCTCCAAGGATTCGGAGATCGTCAAGTCGTATGCCTGGCTCGAGCACCATCTCGGTCCGCTCGTTCCCATGGAAATCGTCCTGCGGTTGGATGAGAAAGACTGCAAGCTCAGTTTCCTCGAGCGGATGGAATTGGTCCAGCGGATCCAAAAGAGGGTCGAGACGCTCAAGGATGTCGGCAGCTCGCTTTCTGCCGTGACCTTCGCGATCGACATCGGTCCGCCCAAGGGCGGCAACAAAATGGCCGGCGCCGGCTCGCGGCTCTTCGGCGGCGCGCGTACGTACCGCTCCGTGCTCAATAAACGGCTCAGCGAGCATCGCGATGAGTTCCTCAAGGGGGATTATCTCGCCGAGGACGACGGGCAAGAGTTGTGGCGGATCAATGTGCGCGTGGCGGCGCTTAAGAACGTCGATTACGGCGCGTTTGTCGAAGATATCAAGCACGTTGTCGAGCCGATCATCGCCGCCGAGCACGAGAAGGGCGTGGAAGGCATCGCGGGCGTCACGTACACCGGGTTGACGCCGCTCGTCTATAAGGCACAACACTCGCTCCTTTCCGGATTGGTCGAGAGCTTCTGCTGGGCGTTCGTGATGATCGCCGTGGTGATGGCGCTCAACTTCCGCAGCGTGAGCGCCGGATTGCTCACCATGATCCCCACGGTCTGGCCGGTGGCGATCGTTTTTGGATCGCTCGGCTGGCTGGGGATTCCCATCGACATCGGCACGATGATGACGGCCGGAGTGGCGATGGGTGTTTGCGTGGACGACACGGTGCATTATGGCACCTGGTTCCGCCGCGCGCTGCGAATGGGCATGAACCGGATCGAAGCCACCCGCTTCGCCTACGAGCATGCGGCCGCCGCCATGTACCAGAGCAATTTCGTCGTGGGCTTCGGGCTGGCGGCCTTCGGGATCAGCGCGTTCATGCCCACCCGGCGATTCGGTCTGTTGATGCTGACGCTGCTGATGTTCGGCCTGATGGCCGACTTGGTCCTCACGCCCGCGATTCTCGCCGGTCCGCTCGGCCGGTTCTTCTCGAAATGGTGGCTCAAGCCAAAGGCACTGGAGGAGCCGGTGGCCATGCCCGCCGATTCCCGGCAAGACGCGGCCCCAGCGTCGATCCCAGCCCCGCACCTTCCGATGGTCCCCGAGCCAAAGATTCTTCCACTCGCCACGGCCCCGCGCCGCCGCGACCACGGCGCCGCCAGCGGCGGATCGGCCGGGCTCGGCGGCAGGAAGTAAACAGTCACAAACATCTTCTAAATGACGAGTCGAACTTCAAAACTGTATTGACACGTTGGGTGTCATGCCCACGGCTCGGCGTGGTCATGAGCCGCAATGAGGCACGGCCACTCAGGGCAGTGGCCATCATGGCACCCATCAATTCAGCGCTGAAGCTTCACGCATCGTGTTCCATCACAACACCCGCCGGTCCTCGCGATCCAGGCGTTCGGCAATAAAGCTGATCGCGCCAGGCGCCATTTTGTTGTAGTAGTCAAAGCCGTGGCCGCCGCCGGTGGTGTCGAGATCGCGGTCGTGCGGGATTCCGAGCGCGGCGAGCTTCATCCGCAAGCGATCGGCGCTTTCGTGCCAGCGGTGGTCGGCCGGGTCGCAGCAGAACCAAATGTTCCGCGGCCAGTTCAAAGGATGAACGTGCAGCGTGGCCGTGTCTTGGCGGACGCTTTCGCGATCTTCGTACATCGTCGGCAGTGTCTCATCCCCTTCGTCCCAGCGAAGCTGATAGTCAATGGCCGGGGAGATGGCCGCAACGACCGGGAATTTCGTCGCATGCTTGAACGCCAGCCGCAGCGCTCCTTGCCCTCCCATGCTCGTGCCTAAGAGCGCCACGCGCGGCGGAGCGGCATTCCACCGCGATTGGACGTATGGCAGCACGTTCGCCACGACATGCCGTTCGGCCGTGAGCCGCGGATCAAAGTCCGGGCAAATCCGGTCGGACCACCAACTGCGGCCCGTCACCGGCGCGATCACCGGCAGGCCGTGCCGGGCGAATTCGTCCGTGAAGGCCCGATTGTCGACGAGCCGCGTCAGCCGCACCCCGTGCAAATAAATCACCGCGAACCCGCGATCGTTTCGCCGCGGCGGCTCGTAAACGTCGCACGGATGCCCGGCGATCTCGACGGCGCTCCAAGTTCCCTCGACAATGCTCATTCGCACGACTCCAACGAATCGAAAGGACGGCAGTTCATTGTGCGGGCGGGACCGCTGGGCGGCAACCCTCGCTCGGTTTAGAATGGCCGGTGCTAGGCGAATCGATTTCGTCTTTCTCATGAATGGACAGCCGCCGCGATGAAGCGACTCTTGACGACCGAACAAATCGAAGCTGGGGTCAATCGTCTGGCCGCCGAAATCCGCGAGTTTTATGCCGGCCAAGCGCTAACGATCATTGGGGTGCTCAACGGCAGCATCGTGCTTTTGGCCGACCTGATTCGCCGGCTCGATTTGCCGCTGCGGATCGGATTGGT
Protein-coding sequences here:
- a CDS encoding MMPL family transporter; protein product: MKNTFFSRNALKLLMLVTFLLPVILLGAKITLRGNRNDVKEWLPASYRETDEYKWFQKNFTNETFVLISWDGCTLDDERLKILTAKLMPDPALGIVEKGPKLFSKLTSGPSAIEQMTSPPLNLGEAEATSRLRGSIIGSDPKLNNTCAILTLSPAGKELPRKAVERIYNAALESGVPKQAIHMGGPPVDNVALDKEGERMLLLLAGLSGAIGLGLSWWFMQNKRLTAIVIATSVYSAAISLAIVTFTGNTMDSILLNMPSIVYTMGMSGAIHIINYWRHNAAKYGMEGAASRGLKMAWLPCMLSAGTAALGLVSLCTSELTPIDKFGLYAALGVMSTLALLYVYVPSALTLWGPKIERIDPDREIVLTESQQNHRRRMRWIADKISGHQAAIWAFFLLSMVVVGFGLTRVTTSVNLMALFSKDSEIVKSYAWLEHHLGPLVPMEIVLRLDEKDCKLSFLERMELVQRIQKRVETLKDVGSSLSAVTFAIDIGPPKGGNKMAGAGSRLFGGARTYRSVLNKRLSEHRDEFLKGDYLAEDDGQELWRINVRVAALKNVDYGAFVEDIKHVVEPIIAAEHEKGVEGIAGVTYTGLTPLVYKAQHSLLSGLVESFCWAFVMIAVVMALNFRSVSAGLLTMIPTVWPVAIVFGSLGWLGIPIDIGTMMTAGVAMGVCVDDTVHYGTWFRRALRMGMNRIEATRFAYEHAAAAMYQSNFVVGFGLAAFGISAFMPTRRFGLLMLTLLMFGLMADLVLTPAILAGPLGRFFSKWWLKPKALEEPVAMPADSRQDAAPASIPAPHLPMVPEPKILPLATAPRRRDHGAASGGSAGLGGRK
- a CDS encoding alpha/beta hydrolase-fold protein, encoding MSIVEGTWSAVEIAGHPCDVYEPPRRNDRGFAVIYLHGVRLTRLVDNRAFTDEFARHGLPVIAPVTGRSWWSDRICPDFDPRLTAERHVVANVLPYVQSRWNAAPPRVALLGTSMGGQGALRLAFKHATKFPVVAAISPAIDYQLRWDEGDETLPTMYEDRESVRQDTATLHVHPLNWPRNIWFCCDPADHRWHESADRLRMKLAALGIPHDRDLDTTGGGHGFDYYNKMAPGAISFIAERLDREDRRVL
- the pyrE gene encoding orotate phosphoribosyltransferase translates to MYDKRTLIELVRERALKFGDFTLASGKKANYYLDGKQVTLDSFGAKLVADGILDLLADNLPLPDAVGGMSIGADPITAAVITMAGVRGQQMTGFLVRKEAKGHGTNRFVEGPVLPGQRVVVVEDVVTTGGSSLEAIARVEEFGLVVAGVVVVIDRLEGGREAFAARGYKLSSLLTVRDFGIEPPQG
- a CDS encoding alpha/beta fold hydrolase produces the protein MQTISLGDVDLAVEDRGVGPVLLLVHGFPLDHSMWRAQIDEFSQRYRVLAPDLRGFGASGPGRGLGSGECSGEITMRRYADDLAVLLDRLGIRDSIVYCGLSMGGYVAWQFWQKCADRLDGLVVCDTRAVGDTPQAKAGRAELAARVLAEGAKAAADAMLPKLFGPESQRDHPQAIEQTRAAILGNPPAGIAAALHGMATRPDATEMLAGIDVPTLVVVGEHDSISPVAEMRGIAERIPGAELAVIRNAGHMSPLEEPRAFNDALGRFLERVSQHE